From the Hevea brasiliensis isolate MT/VB/25A 57/8 chromosome 13, ASM3005281v1, whole genome shotgun sequence genome, the window tgggttagttctgctcatgcctatttagctgccttgaagcataagccactacttttctattctgcatcaaaacacaccataagccaactctggaggcatcacagtacacggtgtatccttcaccactcataggtagtgtcaacacagggacagtggttagacactccttaagcttctggaaactctcctcacagtcatctgtccaaatgaatggaacattcttccgagtcaatttagttaggggagccgctatcctggaaaaatcttgcacaaaacgcctataataaccagctagacccagaaaatttCGCACCTCCGTGACTGTTGtaagcctaagccaatcagttacagcttcaattttcttgggatccacttgaataccttcattaGAAACCACGtttcccaagaatgagatgctttctagccaaaattcacactttgaaaatttggcatatagctggtgctccctcaaagtctgcaacaccattctcaagttccacacgtgttcctcctcggtccgagagtataccaaaatgtcatctatgaatacgatgacaaaacggtctaaaaatggcttgaacacccggttcatcaagtccatgaaggctgttggtgcattagtgagtccaaaagacattaccaagaactcataatgaccatatcttgtcctgaatgctgttttggacacgtcctcattcctgattctcaactgatggtagcctgatcgcaggtctatcttggaaaagaatctagccccttggagctaatcaactagatcatcgatccgaggaagtggatacttgttcttcacagtcaccttgttcagctatctatagtcaatacacaatctcaatgacccatccttctttctcacaaatagaacaggagcaccccagggtgaagtgcttggacgtatgaaacccttgtccagaagctcctgtagttgctcctttagctctttcaattctgctggtgccatcctgtaaggcggcattgatatggggttcgtacctggcacaacatcaatgcaaaactctatttcccttcctggtggcaaccctggaagctcctcagggaagacatccatgaattctctaacaataagaacattttccatattgacaccttctacagatgtatctcttaccaatgccaaatacccttgacatccacgcctcaacatttttctaacactaattactgacaccaaattatatggagccacgctcctgtcaccgtcaaagctaaactcttctacaccaggtatgtggaaacacacctttttgttcctgcagtctaaagtggcataatgagttgccaaccaatccattcccaagatttcatccaaatccattactggtagaggaaccaagtctgctgggaggatctttccgtcCACTACTACTaggctacccggaaaaatcatatatacatctatgttgtcactaagcaggGTAGCTACACACAAAGGATATTTTAAAGTGGTAGGATTTCTactcaatctcatggcaaacacaggggagacaaatgagtgcgtagcacccggatctattaaaacacgagcctcataggaacagaccagaagaatacctgccacaactgcattagaagcctgagcatcctggtgggtcagggtgaaaacctaagcttgacccctaccctgagtggcagaaccctgatactgacttctacctcatgATCTgcttccaaatccacgtcccccttgtcctcggccctgttggccactgaactgactgcctgccatgctggaagcaccgggatacaactgacgaggaacatttgcaacagaaccctatgaccccatctgtggttcgctgaacacggggcattccctagcaaattgacatggttggccacacctgaagcatactcctgaacccatcatacaaggtccttaatgtcctcttccacactgtgcacaaggtgccaaggaggatcctgaaccaaacccagaactgctgtatcccgaactgtgaccactgctggatccgtaccctggtctgaacccttgggatttgtgtctaaaaccactcttcttgttcctacttcttcctctgtaattactctagcCACCACTATCCGAAGCACCCATAtgaggaacacctgaagaaccctctgctctgtttttctttgctcttccgctgtcatccacagcatagctaatcttaaTCTGTCTAGCtcaatcaaccaccacatcaaaagactgatccgacatcatggccaagtttgcatacctcctgtccagcccctttaggaatctcttcaccttcatagtttctgtagttactgctgtaggggcatacctgctcaattccagaaattctgtagcatattcatctacagacctgtcattctgtcttaaggcctcaaaggcccactacttttggtctctgaaactttctggcataAACCGAttaatgaacagttccacaaactgagtccacgacaaaccctccatccgaggtgatatgtagtcattcatccattgtctaggcataggcaccatgacatgctgcatacactctataagtcttctatcgatCAATCGCAATTACATTTCTGCacatgcaggaatccaaaaaccgatatgcgtcgtctgacacatcataagtaccaggcactagcttcttaaaattgatgatctgtttgtaaggttcccctcttggtgcggtggactgctgctgttgtagagggtggaccatatactgcgccatcatgtcgatggttctctgcaacccagctagagtagctgccatggggtccatgggaccctgtgccataaacgactgatcctgaactggtggcagctgctcttctacttgagcagctctaggcctcctacgccgcctcctcggggcaggcgcctcatcctatgctgacacctcgtcaggcacatctggttcaggtgcagtggcagctctcctgcttttatgcattttcctgaaattcagcagcattagcccacaaaattcaaaactacacgttacatagctctatagactcatgtttacacacaatatataaagcagaaactagaagcaaagatgacaatgcaagatgaatgtggaccctattttccgcatgtgactcctagtagactcttcccaacactttaaacAATcaatccctaagaatctggagcctaagctctgatgccACATTttttcacgacccaacctatgggctggaccggcactaggacctgggccagcctaaaggccccgaggcccgtagtaagcctaactattcattaacccaactctaaggcccatttgggcccaatttcaagaattcaaccggacagagtccgactataaaatggacctttcaacggggagtttttgactcacccgacctgtaaacacaatatatatcaattggggagctcagctcaccctccacatactcataacaacataaaataaatgggagctctgctccctcatccagtccatcaatatgcatagaataataagtttataggtccaaaatagcaatttatattacagacccaattcacatgaatatttctaacacatgcggaaattctagaagtttataaaattacacaaacataaatagatgacttgcgagggagaaaagcaggttaacatcaaaaatatcctcctgtggcctggaaaaatattgaacaggagtgagtgttcgacttagagagtaaaatatcaattttaaccataatctctataactatctaaaactaatgcatcctgtagagtgaaatgcaacatcagcaacaaattcacatcataacagcaaaaaggtaatttggagcactcacacacccagtaatatcaatcataatatttgggagctgatcccctatacagctctcttaaatccaacctggtgccagcgaagaacttaagcctgactttcgcttaataaaccaaattggggtcccagcgaagaactcaagccgtgactaccctcgaaggatcaggtcctagcgaagatctcaagccgtgactacccgtcctatccatagtacacaccacatcacacgtacgccaacgcacacacactgctccaaattaccacaacaacatccatggcactttaacagttatgaatgcaacataaaatatgCCTAggatttaactacatagatacatacatataagtgatgcatgggcatgcttagacatataataatatcgaaattacaattaaaattaatattttactcacagacttaacagcGATCTCTGTGGCGGttgggcagaggaagaaggctgtcccggttcacctaacaattatattacaattatttaatacaattgactcaatacaaatcaataaaagaCCAAattcgtcctaagtcgtgccgaaaatccggcagagtctcccttatacctaggacctacccaacctgcaaaagggctcaaaatacacttctatattcacaatccatatatctgcaactcaatcacatcacacagcccctcctgggcccatccaaacagtcatccatcacaatatgtaaaatttcaatttagtccttataattgactccttctgcaaaaactacccaaatgaactctaaaaattctaaaactttgccccgcagtccttagcaatattactaggctaatgcaaaaagaatcataattttctgagccaccacgaatattttacggatttttaatctcatttaagtactagaaaattatgaaaaagtaaggttcgggtttacctatgccgattccgacttcgggtaTGCGTTCGGGACGTCTAACAATggtgggatagccaaaacctcgatccaattcggagacttttccggtaatcggtctgtctggccggaaattcatagacctggacaactgtcgaatttctgcgaattgaagatacctacacgaagctcacaacacaggggttagtacataaattttacggaattttctaagctcatttaatgctcggaaaaatactacgaagttccgtgggacccatcgaaaaacggtgtcgaaaaaatttgaaatttatatcgccgcgaagctctcgacgagtggagcgctctggtactctcgattttctcgtgaggttcacagtttgcgagaaatctagcccaaaagtcaaaatgggctaaaactttccgggcaaaaattggacaaaccgctcgatggatttcgatgttcttggtgtctatggaaagctctcgacgagtagatggatttagacacaagacccggtccgaatggtggccggatcggccgaatttctaCCGGGAAGACGAAGCGGCACGCTTGAGCGTCGCGTCTCTTCGGGCGCCTTTTTCCAGCGTTTCAGGCGGCGGCCGGCGAGCtagggtggcaggggaggcggcggcggtgcgacaaggggaggagggaggagagagaaaatgggagagaaagagaggaaggaGGAAACGCGAgcgggagaaaaagagaagaagaagaaggagctggtccgattcgaccggtccggttcgattcggccagttcgattcggaatacaaaattttaaatttttactctgccttgggaacgaaaacgaggcccaaaaatttcaaaaaaaatttagaaaactcagaaaaatgcgtagactacaaatatatttttagttttgccacgtggtctttaaattaatttttaaaaatcatcaaagtttatattttcggaaaatcgaacccgatttctaaaatccgaaaaaaatttcaaataatttccttaaattcaaataaaataaaatatcaatatttacccaaaaataataaatttaaaaattaggggtgttacattaatattttaaaattaaaattttattgtgattttattatataattgatATATAACTCTTcaaaacaatataaaataaagatGTAATCATCTCTAAATCAAAAATATTcttatttctaaaattaattaaattaaatgttaatttaaataactaaatttcatgttaatatgtatatatataaataaaataattatggatTATATTTTAAACGTTACAATATGATTGAGCTTTAAACGATCGAATATATTACATTGTTTCAATAATTTACTTTTcaaaactatttaattttaaatttcaattttgcaaaaaaaaatgtaaatcaataatgcttttcttttctatttttttttaatcaataataacttattttaaatttttgtgttaaattgaatacaaatatgatctatatttaatattttacctTAATAAATTTCTCATCAAAATATCAACACGAATAATAGATTTGGGGATAAAaatatttactttatttataatttatgcaAGATTAACATTTATaacatttattataaattatattatataaaaatatttttatacaattaaaattaaaatttaatttacatacccTAACGCAAATGCAAGAGTTTTTTATTTATCTACAAAATAAAAGATGTTTGCAAGCAAATTAATTTGAAGATTTTATGCAAAAATATAGAgatatgatataaaaaaaaaaagagcagttAACAAGTGGTTGGATCAGTAATGTAAATCTGATAATCACGCATGAATGAGATAGAcgttaaatttttcaaaaaatatctctccctctccattccaTTAAATCTCGCTTACCAACTTCTAAAGATGTTAAACTTGACCGTTGATTAGGCCAGAAAGAAAAGCCTAACTATATTACAAAGTCAATATAAGGGTACTTGGTAATTCGCATTTGGTCTCTATACAATTACACTGGTCCAACATTTCAcccatattttatatataatattcttGTTGTACTAAATCAAATCAAGAAACTTCCTCCCACTTTCAATGTAATTTAGTTTACAAGGATTCTTCTTTTCATTGTGGTCAATCATCAAATCATCTATCAGATGTAAGTATTTTATGTAATTCagtaaatgaaatgataataaatataaataaaatttaatttctcAACATTTTAGCATACACATGAGAATATTAAATTTAAAGATATATCAGCCAAGAAATTTCTCTATTTGGTAAAGAAATATGAGAGAAAGATTCAAGAATACAAGAGTCATTTAATTCTCTACGTGCGTAAAATAATCTCATCTTGAACGAACTGGTTCTTCTTTTATAGTTTCCAACATGGGCTTCCTTGACCTGCACACAGATAATCTGTTGTTGAACTCTGGCATTGGAAACCCTTCAATCTCCTCCTCAGAACTACTCAATCTTGATTCTCCATCTTCACTGCCTTGCAAAGAATTTTCTTCCGCCCTGGCATCGCTGCAGGTTGCTGGCAAGACCCTAACCTTACTATTATCATTATTTTTCCCTCCAGATATACGCTTGGCAGCAGAATTTGCAGCCATGAAAAGGGCAGCCATATCAGCAGCAGTGACAACAGAATTCACTCTCTTCATGGGGAACATGATATAAACATTACCAAACTCGACCTCCTCATCAGCAGAAAGAGCAGAGAACCTCCTACCAATATGAAGAGATTGAGAGTTTACCAAGAAGAAGTTAGGACACTCTAGCATGAGCTCTGCTGCTTTAACGGGCTGGCGAAACTGCCTAACTTCGCCGGTAGGAAGGACAACCCTTGCGGCCTTGGAGTTCTTGATCAAAGGAGTGCCTAGAGTGCAAGAAACGTAATTACCCATGATGACAAAACAAGAATGGAA encodes:
- the LOC110646409 gene encoding uncharacterized protein LOC110646409 → MGNYVSCTLGTPLIKNSKAARVVLPTGEVRQFRQPVKAAELMLECPNFFLVNSQSLHIGRRFSALSADEEVEFGNVYIMFPMKRVNSVVTAADMAALFMAANSAAKRISGGKNNDNSKVRVLPATCSDARAEENSLQGSEDGESRLSSSEEEIEGFPMPEFNNRLSVCRSRKPMLETIKEEPVRSR